The region AAAAGCACTGTCAATGCTTCCAGAGCGTACATAATTAGCAAACCTGACATCTGCAACTGTTAATTGATTGTACGCTTTAAGACTCAACAGGAATCCAATGGAAAGCATGAATACTAAAGCAAAACTTCTAGATGATATCATAAGATGATTTTATTTATTAAACGATGCACACTAAGGAATGTGTTCAAGATATTGGAAAAAGAATCCCTTCCAATAACCTTCAATCAGCAATTTAATAAAATAAAACCGGATTTTCAATTAAAAATGTCTAAATATCTTTAAAACTTCAACTTACTTAGTTTTAATAAACTTAAGGCATTCTCCAATTCCCCTTATTAAATAGATTCCAGGGGATAAATTTCTGAGTTCTACAATTTGGCCGGACTCAAAAATCAAGATCCTGCAACCTGCGGAATTAAAAAGTTCCAATGTTTGATTCCCGGATTCCGCTTTAACTGTAATTTGATCTTTTGCGGGATTTGGAAAAACAGTCAATTGCCTTTTTGTTTCCTGAGTGCTTTGATCGAAAGTAAATAGGCTGGTTTGAAATTCTACTGCACCAATACTCCGCGCAATCATTGAAAACGGTTTCCCAAAAAAATCATAAAGTGGCTCAATTTGATTTTTACCCATTCCTTTTGCAGGACTGGCTGGCAGCAAATTAAAATTTTGATTTGCAGTATCCACAAACATGGGAGTAGCTGAACCAAAATTCAAAGGATTTTTATCTTTGATCAAATCCAGGGCCGGTGAATCCCAGTAAGGACCATTAAAATTTCCCTGAACCAAACTGTAATAAATATTCTTACTAAATATTGCCGCATCGGCAGATTGATTTCCACCATTCATGTAAGCACTTTGACCAAAAGCAAAAATATTGTTCTCTATTACATTTCCTGAAAGTTGTGGGTACAATACACTCGTAGTTAAAAATCGCATGGTGGCCTGACCACACGAATAAAATGTATTGTTGATAACTCTACAATCTTTTGCTGAGGACAGCGATATGCCTCTGTATCCGCCTATGACAAGGTTTGAATAAAACTGAAGGTTTTTAACTTCAAATTTATCTTCAGGACAATAAAATTGCGGACTCGTATCCCCTCCTAACTCAAATGCGACCCAACTTGCCTGAGAAGCATTGACAAACAAGTTGCGTTCCATAACTATATTGGAGGACCCTCCCTTTATATGTCCACCGGTAAGACAATTTTCCAGTCGGTTACCTTTTATAATGCCATTGCGACAAGTGTTGTAATCCATGGCACCGCATACAGGAAAATCTTTGAAAACATTATTACACACTTCAAAACTGTCTACACCTGCCAACTTAAATGCTACAATTGCAGCCGCATCAGTCGTATTTGAAAAATAACAGCTGTCCACTTGAATAAATTTTGATTGAGTGACACAACTGCCACCGTTGTCTACACTAAACAAACGCCCTTTATTAAGGGTGTTGCCTCTGAAATTTAAATACTGAAATCGCAGATATTCACAACTTACAAATTGCCACCCACCTGAAATATTGATCACATCATTTTTATATCTTGTAATGGTAATCCAACGACCCGGACTTCCCTTTAGATTGGTTACGAGTTGATACCCCGAATAAGATCCTGCATGCAGATAAACGGTATCTCCTTCACGAATTGCTTTTGCATTTACGGCATCCTTTATGTTTGGATATTTTTGGCTGGGACCCAAATGAACTTGCGCAAAACACGCAACATAAATGAACAAAAAACCAAAAGTAAAATATATTTTCATGATACAATTGTAGGTATTAAGTTAAAAAGAATATTAAAACCCGTTGAAAAACATTTCAACTTAACGGCTAACACTTGAACTCATGCCAAAGAATACTCAAATAAAACTAAAATACTTTTGAAGCCAATACTGCCCTGCTGCAAGCCAAGTACGAAGGTAGGTTTTGACAAAATTTGATCCACTAAAAAATTAGGAACAAAAAAAATAACATACAACCCTCCCAAAAGGACGGGTTGTATTGAGTTATTTAGTACGATTTGTGAAAACTGGCGGAGAGTTAGGGATTCGAACCCTAGATACCCTTTTGGAGTATACACACTTTCCAGGCGTGCTCCTTCGACCACTCGGACAACTCTCCATTATCCTCGCTTTTTGTAAAGCGGCCGCAAGATAGCGCTTTTCTAGGATTTAGCAGAGACCAATTCTGGATAAAAGACGGTTTTTGCATTGTGTGTGGTTATCTGACCTACCTGTTCTATACTCATATTAAGTATCTCCGCTATCCTGGCCCCAATGACGGGAATGTAAGCTGGTTCATTTCGCTTACCCCTGTAAGGCACCGGACTTAGGTAAGGCGCATCGGTCTCCAAAACCATGCGATCAAGTCCCAATTCTAGCAATAAATCCGGCAAGTTTGTTTTTTTATAAGTCACCACACCACCTATCCCAATATAAAATCCCAACTGGATCAATCGCTGGGCCTGCTCAATCGATCCACTAAAACAATGAAAAACCCCTTTGATTCTGCCATCCTGAAGCCTTTCCAAAAGGCCCAGAGACTCTTCAGTAGCTTCCCGGGTATGGACGCTCACCGGAAGTCCTGTTTGTTGACTCCATCCCAATTGAATGGTGAAAGCCTCCATTTGCCTGGCAAGACTGGAAGGATCCCAATATAAATCAAGTCCAATCTCCCCTACTCCCTTACAGGAATTTTCTGCCAATGCCCTTTCAATCAAATTTAATTCTTCCAGATAATTTTCCTTGACCGAACATGGATGTAAACCCATCATCATGTCACAATGATCTGGATATTCATTTTTCATTCTGACGACTTGACCGATTGTATTTGCTTCAATATTTGGCAACAACATTTTATCCAAACCTGAAGCAATAGCACGCTCCATCATTTCAGAACGATCCTCATCAAATTCAGGTAAATAAAGATGGGTATGTGTGTCGATCCATAAATTGTTCATAATCTTAGAGCTTCAAGTTTAATAATGACCTAAATATTCCTGCAGTATTATTACTGCACTGATGCGATCAACCAATCCCTTATCTCTTCTTTTCATTTTGGGGGTTCCGCTTTGAAGAATAGCTTCCTTGGCTTTAACAGAAGTAAAAGACTCTTCCTGAAAATCAAATTTTATTTCAGGCAATTTTTGCTGAAGAATTTTACTGAAATCTTTTACTTCCTGAGTCAAATACGTCTCTTTGCCATCACTGTGAAAAGGCAATCCGAAAATAATTTTCTCAACTTGTTCATTTCTACAATAGGTCAATAAATATTCTTCGATGTTTTCTGTATCAATTGTATCCAGTGCATTGGAGATCATCTGTAAAGGATCTGTTACAGCAATGCCACAGCGCTTTTTACCATAATCAATTGCAAGAATGCGTCCCATTTTAAATATATAACTGACAAAATTAAATACATTACAGCACAACACTCAAATTATCAATACAACCTCACTAAAAAAAAAGAACCCCCCTTAGGTCATTACCTAAGGGAGGGTCCCATCCCAAAAACAGTAAACTCTTTAGAACAAAACGAATTTAGCCTTATTGGATCACTACCATTCTCCTCGTAGCGGTATATCCTTCTGCATCCAACTGATAGTAGAGGACGCCGGTAACACCTAACTGTGAGTGGTTAATCTGAATACTGTTGTAACCTTTTACAGCTTGAATGTCCGATTTAAGAACAGTTCTGCTGTTGAGATCATACACAGTCAGTGTGGCTTTAGCAGCGCGAGGCATGTCAAATCCGATCACTGTCAGATCAGAGAATGGGTTTGGTTGATTCTGATACAGAACCAGGCCATTCTGGTCGTTTACTCCCTGGCTGTTTCTGTAACCTAATCTGATATCCATACTCTCAAGTGAAGCATTGTAAGCTTCTGCCTGAGTAATGGTTGAATTTAATTGTAGCGTAGTTGATATTTGACCTTTCGAAAGAGCTTTGAATTTGAGCGAGAATAAGTTTTCGTAGTTCTGAAGGGCCGTGACTTCATTACTATTCCAACTGATTGCGAGCAATCCTTCTTCAATTCTGGACATGCCCATATTCTCTTTTGTCATGTGGCTTGCACCACTGATCACATCAACAAGCTCTAACTTTGTTGGATCAAATTGCATGGTAAACTGGTAACCATTGATGGTTTTAGCTTGAGACAACTGGATAGGAACGATGAATTCCTCCTGAGTCGAAAAGTTTCTTTCAGCTGTTACAAGTGATAAAACATCTTTTGATCTGGATTGAGTGCTTGAGGCATTGGATGCCACTACAGATCCGTTCAAATCTCCAATCTTTATACCTCTGAAATCAATGATCATACTCTGATTGAAAGGATTGATCACATAATTTCTTGGGAAGTTTTCATTCAAAACTTCTTCATCGGATTCAACGAACTTGTAGTTTTTATCAACAAATGCCCATGACTCATTCTTTGCAAACTTTGTAATCTGACCAAGTATCAATTTTCTCAATTCGATGATATCGGCAGATGTAATAGTTTTACTGTTGTTAACATCAGCTGCAATAAATAAGTACGGATCTTTTAATGGCTCAAGTCCAAGAATGTGCTTCTGTATTTTAATGATGTCAGCAGTTGAAATTCCATTTGCATGATCATCATTTTTATACGGAGCCACTGTGTAATTAGCACCATTCAATTTCATGTCGATAAATGCATACCTTCCATCTTTGGTGGTCGTGTATTTAGGTAAATTACTTCCCTGAAGTTCTACTTCTACCTTGTTGATTGGATCTTGTGAATTTCCGGTATTGGCAATGATCAAACCCGATACATTTCCATTGGTAAGTGTACCTTTCTGACATGCTTTGTTGTTATCCTGAACTTCAATAAATGTTCTGCAGAATGCCTGCTGACCTGTAACAGCATCTGTTACCCAAATCTCAACAGCCTGCTGACCAAGATGTGAACAATTGTAATTTCTGAATTTATCTGCAGTGTCCTTAGAGAAACTCAATACAATTCTGTTTCCGCACACATGATAACTTCCTCGATCCAAATCGCTGGCCCATACCTGGATCATTGCAGTATCAACTACACCGTCTCCATTGGTATCCATAGGCATTAAATCAATAGCCACTCCATTCAAACAATATGGTGTTGGCTGCTTGCAATTAATAATGCTGAATCTGCGCTCTCTGGCAACTTTATTTCCGCATTTGTCTTCCACCACAAATTTGATGGTGTGATTTCCTAATTTATATCTTCCTGAAGCATCAATTCTGTTACCAATTCCTGAGCGGATGATGTCGTAAGTACCATTGTTGTCAAGATCGATTAGATACTCCCATGCAAGTTCACTACCAGGAGTACAATCATCTGCCAGATCAACTGTTAATACTGCAGGGCCATTGAAACAACTGTCTAGTGTACAGAAAGTAGTATCCGTAAATCTGCCTGTAATGGTTGGATCAACCAGATTGTTTACTTTGATAATCTGCTCATGAGTAACCGTTACATATTCATACTGTCTGGAAGTTGAATTGTACACAAACTGACACCAGTCAATCGCCTTCCATTTTCTGATAATCTTGTAGCATGCATCAGATCCATTTACAAATCTAAATACATGATCTTCCCAGCTGTATCCAAGCAAATCACATTTATCTTCATTGATCGCTCTTGGCCTTCCAGTTCTTTCCGGAGTGAGGATATTTGGATCAAAACACATGTTGAATGTTGAATCCTTAGGCCAGATAATATCTGTGTATAATCTGAATGGACAATAGTTGAAGAAGGTAATTACCTGCTTACAAGTATCTACACCATTTGCATCTCTTACTTCCCAGTATCTGGTAATGGTTCCAACATTACACTGCGTTCTGTTGTCTACATACCATTTACTTAAACTAAGATTACAATTGTCGTGCGCGAATCCATCATGTATATTAAATACTGTATCAACTCCGCTGTAACAGTTTTTCTTAAATCTAATAGTTCTGGTATTAAATATTAAGGCTGAATCTGTTTGAATATCACCAAAGACATTCAAATTGTTGATGTCAAAATGGTAATCACATGAAACTGTTAAATCAATCGGTGCCTTGCAAGTTGGTTTTAACTTATCCTGAACCTCTATATTTACCATGCAATCATTGTAATTGCCGGATTTATCTTTTACTCTGAAGACTACCAGAATAGATCTGCCTACATCTTCACAACAGAATTCTACGAATGGTCTGAATGGATCAGCCAATTGATCATTGTCGCAAGGTCCGTCATTCATTCTTCTGACCAACATGGAATCGATATGACAATCATCGTATGAACCATCGTCAAATGTTTTGGCATAAACGTGGGCTCTTCCATCTACAGAAAGTGAAACCACTGTTTCTCTGTCGCAAATTGCTACAGGAGCAGTTTTATCCAATACTCTAACTAAAACAATGCAGGAATCAACATTGTAACAATCATCATAGGCACGATAAACAATGTTATGTTCACCTACAGGAAGCTTAACGGTTCCTCCATTTTGATTCTTTAAAATACCTCCAGGATAAACAACATCTACCCTAACAGGCCCACCACAACTGTCAAACACAACTGCTGGAGGCAAGTATACTGTACCTTCACACTT is a window of Candidatus Vicinibacter affinis DNA encoding:
- a CDS encoding TatD family hydrolase — encoded protein: MNNLWIDTHTHLYLPEFDEDRSEMMERAIASGLDKMLLPNIEANTIGQVVRMKNEYPDHCDMMMGLHPCSVKENYLEELNLIERALAENSCKGVGEIGLDLYWDPSSLARQMEAFTIQLGWSQQTGLPVSVHTREATEESLGLLERLQDGRIKGVFHCFSGSIEQAQRLIQLGFYIGIGGVVTYKKTNLPDLLLELGLDRMVLETDAPYLSPVPYRGKRNEPAYIPVIGARIAEILNMSIEQVGQITTHNAKTVFYPELVSAKS
- the ruvX gene encoding Holliday junction resolvase RuvX, producing MGRILAIDYGKKRCGIAVTDPLQMISNALDTIDTENIEEYLLTYCRNEQVEKIIFGLPFHSDGKETYLTQEVKDFSKILQQKLPEIKFDFQEESFTSVKAKEAILQSGTPKMKRRDKGLVDRISAVIILQEYLGHY